Part of the Amycolatopsis sp. 195334CR genome is shown below.
AGCCTGGTTGTCCGGGGTGATGGTGGTCTCGAGGTAGCGAACGCCCTGGCCGACCAACCGGTCGAACAGGGCGTCGAGCAACGCTCCGGCCAGCCCTTTTCCGCGTTGGGACGCGTCGACGGCGACCTGCCAGACCAGTGCCGCCTCGGGTTCGGACGGCTTGCGGTAGCCGATCACGAAGCCCACCGCCGCGCCGTCGGAACGCGCGACCACCGAGGTGTCGGCGAAATCGCGGCACCACAGCAGATAGGCGTAGG
Proteins encoded:
- the ectA gene encoding diaminobutyrate acetyltransferase; this encodes MSGKHLIESPTKADGAALWRIARDSQKLDLNSAYAYLLWCRDFADTSVVARSDGAAVGFVIGYRKPSEPEAALVWQVAVDASQRGKGLAGALLDALFDRLVGQGVRYLETTITPDNQASIKLFESFAKRWEADLESAELFGSADFPDDDGAHEPEHLYRIGPLARR